GCCAAACCTTACTGGAACAGAATGATAACAGGTCGCAAACtaactgaaaatatttgatgacacacacagttgatCTCAATATAATTCTTAGTAATATTTTGGAGATGATTCCAAAATCGTAGAAGCTTACAATGAGTTTAAGTTCAGTTGTGCTGCTGGCTGTCTATTTGGCTTGGAAAGGAAGTGTGAATAAGAGAAGCTGACATGGCACATTATGGATCAAGAGTGAGTTAACCTGTTTGAAAATGCTCCTTGACTAACTACCTcatcctctctccccttcttctcgttttctgtcttgtctttttctgtccagTTCCACCAGGTTAGAAGAGTGATGACCATCCTGTTCCTTACTATGGTTATTTCATACTTCAGTTGCATGAGAGCTGCGCCCCTGAGAGACGCCCCGGGCATGCGGGGCCACCGGACGGAAGGCTACTTGGGCGCTGCTGCGACGGCCGCACGAGGCCACGGGACTCCACAGAATGGTGGTGGGCCAGGCCAGCGTGGGGCGTTACCCTCACTTACAGACACATTTGAGCAAGTGATAGAGGAGCTGCTGGAAGTGGAGGGAGAGGCGGCACAACTGGGACAGGGGGCTGATAAGAGCCAGGGTGGTGGGGGCCCGTCCTCTGTGGTCACCGCAGAAACGAAGGATGTCGACCTGTATGAGTCACGGGTGATGATCAGCAACCAAGTGCCTTTGGAGCCGCCGTTGCTCTTTCTTCTGGAGGAATACAAAAACTATCTGGATGCCGCTAATATGTCCATGAGGGTGCGGCGACACTCCGATCCCTCACGGCGTGgagagctcagtgtgtgtgacagtattAGCCAGTGGGTGACAGCTGTGGATAAAAAGACGGCAATAGACATGTCTGGGCAGACAGTTACCGTCATGGAAAAGGTCCCTGTCCCCAATGGCCAACTGAAGCAATACTTTTATGAGACCAAATGCAACCCCATGGGGTACACAAAGGAGGGCTGCCGAGGAATAGACAAGCGGCATTATAATTCCCAATGCAGGACAACCCAGTCCTATGTGCGAGCGCTTACCATGGATAGCAAAAAGAAGATTGGCTGGCGGTTTATAAGGATAGACACTTCATGTGTATGCACATTGACCATTAAAAGAGGGAGATAGTGTATAAAATGTATAGATTTTATTGAAGAgtttaaaaaagagaataaagagaaaatatctatttgtatatatacataACAGGGTAAATTATTCCgtcaaatgaaaattttatggactgcatgtaaaaaaatatgaagtttATACAGTAAAAGTGATACTACAGTCTATTTATTGAACATATTCATGACCTtgtaaacaattaaaaaaaatctgatcagtCATTTGCGCCCAGTTTAAATTACTATATCACATTCCTCAAGACATTGTGATTTGTTTACGTTGCCAAGAATTAGAAAAATGAAGGAACAAACAGgcaaggaaggagagaggacagTTCCATCTTCAAAAGCTTGCATGCTGCTTCAATTGTGAATTGAAAAATTCtccacttacaaaaaaaaaaaggatatgaTGCTGACCAAAACATTCCGTTTACATACTCTGCAGAAAACCGATTTTCCTCTCAAGTAATTTATCTGTTTACTGTTCTAAACTTCTCAAGGTAATGTTGGAAATACATACTATGTCAAGGTGCTGTTGTCAAAgctttgctgtttatttttttatccccaccagaggacaagatatatataaaaaaaaattatatatatatatatatatatatatatatatatatatatatatatatatatatatatatatatatgaaatttATTCATTGACATGTTTCTGGGTTAAtatattcattttgtatgtTGTGAAGTTGTTTGCAAtattaaactgaaatatttgaagaaataaaaatgactatAGGCAACTGAAACAAAAGCAATGTCGATAAAGTTTGAACAATGTATTTTTAGGTAGTACAAATTTTATATAAGCAGGCAGGTGAGTAGGGAGACAGACAGCTagatgcacagacagacagacagacacacacgtgcacgctcATACATGCATAGCTGGTCCACAGACATGGACCAGGAGGAGGCCTCATAACAATCTAAACAACTGTTTGAGTTGCTTACTCTCTGGaagaaaataatacataataatacatttttcatgcaaTCAGGAAAACATATAATGCAGCGTCGTGGTGCTTCaatattgttttattcagtgttaaatgGAGGAGGGGACAGGCAAAAAAACCTGTGGCGCTTGActcactgtaacacacactgtcaccCTGCCAGCACATTCAGGACAGAAAACCTGTGTTCTgaagacatcatcatcatcatcatcgttgtcgtcatcattaccatcatcatcatcatcatcatcatcatcatcatcgtcgtcgctgtcaacattattattattattattgttgttgttgttggtggtgggaTTATCAACATGAGAATGATCTAATTAGTTGTTATTTCACTGCGTCACACAGCTCTCAGCCACAAACGTGTTAGTTACAAGAGTTTCAAATCACAAAACACATACAATGTTAAAATATACAATTGTAAACACCATATACATGAGTTTGACAGCAGCCACACTGATACGCCATGCTTTGACAGAACATGACAACTAAAGCATATACAATTTGTTCATATGATATACATTTCgtgcatattttcatgttaa
This DNA window, taken from Myripristis murdjan chromosome 3, fMyrMur1.1, whole genome shotgun sequence, encodes the following:
- the bdnf gene encoding neurotrophic factor BDNF precursor form, with product MTILFLTMVISYFSCMRAAPLRDAPGMRGHRTEGYLGAAATAARGHGTPQNGGGPGQRGALPSLTDTFEQVIEELLEVEGEAAQLGQGADKSQGGGGPSSVVTAETKDVDLYESRVMISNQVPLEPPLLFLLEEYKNYLDAANMSMRVRRHSDPSRRGELSVCDSISQWVTAVDKKTAIDMSGQTVTVMEKVPVPNGQLKQYFYETKCNPMGYTKEGCRGIDKRHYNSQCRTTQSYVRALTMDSKKKIGWRFIRIDTSCVCTLTIKRGR